In a single window of the Pocillopora verrucosa isolate sample1 chromosome 4, ASM3666991v2, whole genome shotgun sequence genome:
- the LOC131769179 gene encoding enolase-phosphatase E1, which translates to MVDELTAATGFAMEVKRRKPLKICNSARSRALGIVAESLRELKEIASSKFGLVAAKCRVCLDSDGTEIENEEYFSFLEDQTKLLILGDGERWTDGLQSGKEKETNTKSRKGKVLSTKAGGKETEVATNVNKLLKVRTNRSNLFATNFISDMQDLESESSDDDMPLMERLSQSLRSHGELSSFVNKRKAPEQAKESTPQGDKMQVDHLIRRHSLKGQRRTHASVSSSREAILGASAYKSLFTMPEHSRPRRKEALETSVIKVAEWLSANNMSSTSGAHNSDSDEGTIDVDGEIAGGSEVSEEKRVDEEPDTAAMKSNDGEDLDNDNDDEDVSSFNEVEDNGSIDCRMAEVYSKEKAPTEKMVRYLGKDVELKTCQVKIYKLPVSVGNGRPRVVDGLQSPINRTSQSENETAQPDEEEENDTSSPLYLTPIKNLPEGQIVWLKEKNAVTKTTEEQAKKEEGNRDVLEVNFVGNETVVQQSKRSMSKDLELEIVTRDVNKNQSEHKEEKNTVKKRGDEDEDDFQGNVCRESSSDGAVASNVMVDENVDQEQVIEDSTEKEGDKNEEQAGLKRDDNQLTDMIDGERVNRHMEGSKHMPDGEGDQNVENGLVTQNLSEKESYEECDEMSVENVELEFDPQNLAEKTSNVEHGKSGDENKNFSDETAMKSCEECHEVVSRNELGEEKVELGVVPRSHVENKERGSEGCEDMLIEDVNTFVSHETARECTKLGLENERERKILEINDDTLVKNVAGDGVDGDNMVLNKTVVEEVETIDSNENIKENETKRNEGVPVKIVTRDLSDLALISRNTAKENGEEELSVEKISDKNEGKLEINDDRLVINVYQECVGDEGNDSENTFVEETVQLEELAKKPKVRKTKHKKNECESVKNAARKCVDDDASVAAETVEGDVECALVTQDSIANSKPRKRKRKRLELNEEGPVENSVEQCVSDRDMVSTKAETIDRELDVTLESGGEKSEDVLISANGSVKKTKHKKKRKESNGCEVAKNAVRKCVDDDASVAGETVEGDVERALVTQDSIANSKPRKRKRKRLELNEEGPVENSVEQCVSDRDMVSTKAETIDGELDVTQESRGEKSKDVILRVNGLVNAIDVTTAFTKSMSKNMELEFEQQQRNEKKSKRKKKKKNENERVKEDGGEFVKNGHRTSFDNGSIASKGVAEGTMAHEQVTQESTGNKVNRNENQARLQGGDDILENKVRRESVSVKMKVTENILNASAEEGNLELEFVRQKPSEERSKRKKRRSKRKEDISVKGDIQEDSSEKVSVSRKMIKEIVTHDITKETSIDDGFELNGKTEEEQGSSSVNVFKTPKSSAVDRDDCCEDEREVKDKKRKDRKRKRSHGNDGEGNHLDHLEKKKTRKTEEKRRSREKKGKRETERIPALLNLEKAESLDDSGYSEHSPTVLKRSHPHLAEEGESVTESTVSKIKKEKTSVEAPADQGHGKKKSKALFSLLDLALDDTAGPKHPSTPSKRQTPVSEGRSSSQIRRHFRDKPKGFTRVVQNRKISTPIRTPLAMARRPRTEPKKNFNREKVKSLVPSNVSFDQALEDYLWET; encoded by the exons ATGGTGGACGAGTTGACTGCAGCAACGGGCTTTGCCATGGAAGTAAAGCGGCGTAAGCCGTTGAAGATTTGCAACTCAGCGCGATCAAGAGCACTAGGAATCGTCGCAGAAAGCCTGAGGGAACTTAAAGAAATTGCAAGTTCAAAATTTGGGTTGGTGGCAGCAAAGTGCCGGGTTTGTCTTGATAGTGATGGAACTGAGATCGAAAACGAAGAATATTTCAGCTTCCTTGAAGATCAAACTAAACTCTTGATTTTAGGTGACGGGGAAAGGTGGACAGATGGCCTTCAGA GtgggaaagaaaaggaaactaaCACAAAATCAAGAAAAGGTAAAGTATTGTCAACTAAGGCAGGAGGAAAAGAGACTGAAGTTGCAACAAATGTTAACAAGTTACTAAAAGTTAGAACAAATAGGAGCAATCTTTTTGCAACAAACTTTATATCTGACATGCAAGACTTAGAAAGTGAGAGCAGTGATGATGACATGCCATTGATGGAGCGTTTAAGCCAGTCTTTAAGGAGTCATGGGGAATTGAGttcatttgtaaataaaagaaaggcaCCAGAGCAAGCCAAGGAGTCCACGCCTCAAGGAGACAAAATGCAAGTTGATCATTTGATTAGGCGCCATTCATTGAAAGGGCAAAGAAGGACTCATGCAAGTGTGAGTAGCTCGAGGGAAGCTATTTTAGGTGCATCGGCTTACAAAAGTTTATTTACCATGCCTGAACACTCACGTCCAAGAAGGAAAGAAGCTTTAGAAACATCTGTAATTAAAGTGGCTGAGTGGCTCTCTGCAAATAATATGTCCTCAACTTCAGGTGCACACAACAGTGATAGTGATGAAGGTACCATTGATGTAGACGGTGAGATTGCAG GTGGTTCTGAAGTTTCAGAGGAGAAAAGAGTCGACGAAGAACCAGACACAGCGGCCATGAAATCAAATGACGGTGAGGATCtggataatgataatgacgatgagGACGTTAGCTCTTTTAATGAAGTTGAAGACAATGGGAGCATTGATTGCCGCATGGCGGAAGTTTACAGTAAGGAAAAAGCCCCTACCGAGAAAATGGTGCGCTATCTTGGGAAAGATGTCGAGTTGAAAACCTGTCAAGTTAAAATCTATAAGCTGCCTGTTTCTGTGGGCAATGGAAGGCCAAGAGTCGTTGATGGGCTACAAAGTCCTATAAACAGGACGTCTCAGAGTGAAAATGAAACCGCTCAGCCGGATGAGGAAGAAG AAAACGACACAAGTTCGCCACTATATTTAACGCCAATAAAGAATTTGCCAGAAGGCCAGATAGTGTGGTTGAAAGAAAAGAACGCAGTCACTAAAACTACAGAAGAACAAGcgaagaaagaagaaggaaacagAGATGTATTGGAAGTTAATTTTGTAGGTAATGAAACAGTGGTTCAACAGTCCAAAAGATCAATGTCAAAAGATTTGGAACTGGAAATTGTCACACGGGATGTTAATAAAAACCAGTCTGaacacaaggaagaaaaaaacacggTTAAAAAGAGAGGGGACGAAGATGAAGATGACTTTCAGGGGAATGTTTGTCGAGAGAGTAGTAGTGATGGAGCTGTAGCTTCAAATGTAATGGTTGACGAAAATGTGGATCAGGAACAAGTTATAGAAGATTCCACTGAAAAGGAAGGCGACAAGAATGAAGAACAGGCCGGATTGAAAAGGGATGACAATCAGTTGACGGATATGATTGATGGAGAGCGTGTAAACAGACACATGGAAGGCTCCAAACACATGCCCGATGGAGAGGGAGACCAAAATGTGGAAAATGGACTCGTCACTCAAAATTTAAGTGAAAAGGAATCTTATGAAGAATGTGACGAAATGAGCGTGGAAAATGTAGAACTTGAATTTGACCCACAGAACCTTGCTGAAAAGACGTCGAATGTTGAACATGGGAAAAGtggagatgaaaataagaatttctCTGATGAAACAGCTATGAAATCGTGTGAAGAATGCCATGAAGTAGTCTCGCGTAACGAATTGGGAGAAGAAAAAGTAGAACTTGGAGTTGTTCCACGGAGCCATGTTGAAAATAAGGAAAGAGGAAGTGAAGGATGTGAAGATATGTTAATTGAAGACGTCAATACGTTTGTCAGCCATGAAACAGCTAGGGAGTGTACTAAACTTGgattggaaaatgaaagagaacGTAAAATCCTGGAAATTAATGACGATACATTAGTGAAAAATGTCGCTGGAGATGGTGTGGATGGTGACAATATGGTATTGAATAAAACGGTAGTAGAAGAAGTGGAAACAATagattcaaatgaaaacataaaagaaaacgaaacaaaaagaaacgaaGGTGTACCAGTAAAAATTGTTACTCGAGATTTAAGTGATTTGGCACTGATATCAAGAAATACAGCTAAAGAAAACGGGGAAGAAGAACTTTCAGTAGAAAAGATTAGCGATAAGAACGAGGGAAAACTGGAAATTAATGACGATCGATTGGTAATAAATGTTTATCAAGAATGTGTGGGCGACGAAGGAAACGACTCTGAGAATACCTTCGTGGAGGAAACTGTACAACTTGAAGAGCTCGCAAAGAAACCAAAGGTAAGGAAAACCAAGCACAAAAAGAATGAATGTGAGTCAGTGAAAAATGCTGCTAGAAAATGCGTCGATGATGATGCATCAGTGGCAGCTGAAACAGTCGAAGGAGACGTGGAGTGTGCTTTGGTCACACAGGATTCTATTGCAAAtagcaaaccaagaaaaagaaagaggaaaagattAGAATTGAATGAGGAGGGGCCCGTGGAAAACTCTGTTGAACAGTGTGTAAGTGATCGAGACATGGTTTCAACGAAAGCAGAGACAATTGATAGAGAACTTGACGTTACACTGGAGTCTGGAGGAGAAAAATCCGAAGACGTCTTAATAAGTGCAAATGGGTcggtaaagaaaacaaagcacaaAAAGAAGCGGAAAGAAAGTAATGGATGCGAGGTAGCGAAAAATGCTGTTAGAAAATGCGTTGATGATGATGCATCAGTGGCAGGCGAGACAGTCGAAGGAGACGTGGAGCGTGCTTTGGTCACACAGGATTCTATTGCAAATAGTAAACCacgaaaaagaaagaggaaaagattAGAATTGAATGAGGAGGGGCCCGTGGAAAACTCTGTTGAACAGTGTGTAAGTGATCGAGACATGGTTTCAACGAAAGCAGAGACAATTGATGGAGAACTTGATGTTACACAGGAGTCTAGAGGAGAGAAATCCAAAGATGTCATATTACGTGTAAATGGGCTGGTAAATGCAATTGATGTAACAACAGCGTTCACGAAATCGATGTCAAAAAATATGGAACTTGAATTTGAGCAACAGCAACGTAATGAAAAGAAATCTAAGcgcaagaagaaaaagaagaacgaAAACGAGAGAGTGAAAGAAGATGGAGGCGAATTTGTGAAAAATGGTCATCGAACCAGTTTTGATAATGGTTCAATAGCGTCAAAGGGAGTGGCGGAGGGAACTATGGCTCATGAACAAGTTACACAAGAATCGACTGGAAACAAAGTCAACAGGAATGAAAACCAGGCAAGATTGCAGGGAGGTGACGATATTTTGGAGAATAAAGTTAGACGAGAGTCCGTGAGTGTTAAAATGAAAGTCACAGAGAACATTTTGAACGCTAGTGCAGAAGAAGGGAATTTGGAACTTGAATTTGTCAGACAAAAGCCTAGTGAAGAGAGATCGAAACGGAAAAAAAGGAGATCAAAGAGGAAAGAAGACATATCGGTAAAGGGTGATATTCAAGAGGATTCGAGTGAAAAAGTCTCGGTttcaaggaaaatgataaaagaaattgTGACACATGACATTACCAAGGAGACTTCCATTGATGATGGATTTGAATTGAATGGGAAAACTGAGGAAGAACAGGGATCCAGTTCGGTAAATGTCTTTAAAACCCCCAAATCGTCAGCGGTGGATAGAGATGATTGTTGTGAAGATGAAAGAGaagtgaaagacaaaaaaaggaaagataggAAAAGGAAACGTTCTCACGGTAATGATGGAGAAGGAAATCATTTAGATCacttagaaaaaaagaaaacaaggaaaaccgAAGAAAAGAGGAGAAGtagagaaaagaaagggaaaagagagACTGAAAGGATACCTGCACTTTTAAATCTTGAAAAAGCTGAATCACTAGATGACAGTGGCTACAGTGAACACTCACCTACTGTGTTAAAACGGAGTCATCCACATTTGGCAGAAGAAGGCGAATCGGTGACGGAATCTACTGTATCcaaaatcaagaaagaaaaaaccagcGTTGAGGCTCCAGCTGATCAAG gtcatggaaagaaaaaatccaAGGCGTTGTTTTCCCTTTTGGACCTGGCATTAGATG ATACTGCGGGCCCGAAGCACCCAAGCACCCCGTCCAAACGTCAAACGCCTGTGAGTGAGGGAAGATCATCAAGCCAAATAAGAAGACACTTTCGAGATAAGCCTAAAGGATTTACGCGTGTAGTTCAAAATCGGAAAATTTCTACACCGATTAGGACACCATTGGCTATGGCGCGCAGACCGCGGACCGAACCCAAAAAGAATTTTAACCGAGAAAAAGTGAAGAGCCTGGTACCCAGTAACGTCAGTTTTGATCAAGCCTTGGAGGATTACTTGTGGGAAACGTGA
- the LOC131769156 gene encoding uncharacterized protein: protein MVLCLIVGCGSKSGRDKGLYFARVPSVITNQGEEAQKLSGERRSRWISAISRDDLTEEILENDRVCEKHFVSGRAAKSWDKFNIDWVPTLLLGHKKATDRADHKEAAAKRSERARERELVKKPAFEKRERELELERTAKRQKLNEPGEQVSNLSFEGNEEEEKKLTVEAGTQTEEFEYLFSSLNIDRKPFDRWEFVQNEEKVKFYTGLPSFDILQNVFEHVSPFVAYKSQNLTTFQEFVMTLIKLKLDARHQDLSYRFNVSLSTVSRIFSSWMVALDVRLAPLINWPEREALWRTMPQCFKYSFGNKTTVIIDCFEVFINRPSNLLARAQTWSSYKHHNTVKVLIGITPQGTISYVSQAWGGRTSDKYLTENCGILNKLLPGDLVLADRGFTIAESVMFRQAQLAIPAFTKGKDQLDPVDVEKTRGIANVRIHVEMVIGLLRRKYSILSGILPIDFLISNPGGSQEEATPVIDRIINVSAALVNLCPGIVPLD, encoded by the coding sequence ATGGTTTTGTGTCTGATCGTTGGTTGTGGCAGCAAAAGTGGACGAGATAAAGGGTTGTACTTTGCAAGGGTGCCTTCTGTGATCACAAATCAAGGCGAAGAGGCACAGAAACTATCCGGAGAAAGAAGATCGCGCTGGATTTCAGCGATAAGCCGTGACGATCTGACCGAAGAGATCTTAGAAAACGATCGTGTGTGCGAAAagcattttgtttcaggaaggGCAGCTAAGAGCTGGGATAAATTTAATATTGACTGGGTTCCGACATTGCTTTTGGGACACAAGAAAGCTACTGATCGAGCAGATCATAAAGAAGCGGCGGCAAAACGAAGCGAGAGAGCGAGGGAACGTGAACTGGTGAAGAAGCCGGcttttgaaaagagagaacGAGAGCTAGAACTAGAGCGAACGGCGAAGAGACAGAAACTTAATGAGCCCGGTGAACAGGTTTCAAACCTCAGCTTTGAAGGAAATGaggaggaagagaaaaaattaacagttgAAGCTGGCACACAAACTGAAGAGTTTGAATATTTATTCAGCTCTCTAAACATTGACCGGAAACCATTTGATCGGTGGGAATTTGTACAAAAcgaagaaaaagttaaattctaCACTGGATTGCCTTCCTTCGATATCCTGCAAAATGTTTTCGAACATGTTTCTCCGTTTGTTGCTTACAAGTCCCAGAATCTGACCACATTTCAAGAGTTTGTCATGACTTTGATAAAACTTAAACTTGACGCACGACATCAAGATCTTTCATATCGCTTCAATGTCTCCCTTTCaacagtttcaagaattttttcatcCTGGATGGTAGCGCTAGATGTACGCCTGGCTCCACTTATCAACTGGCCTGAACGTGAGGCTTTATGGCGAACTATGCCACAgtgttttaaatattcatttggaaacaaaactaCCGTGATTATTGATTGTTTCGAAGTATTTATTAATAGACCATCAAATCTGCTCGCAAGAGCACAGACATGGTCATCGTACAAACACCATAACACTGTTAAGGTGCTGATTGGGATAACTCCACAAGGTACAATCTCCTATGTTTCCCAAGCTTGGGGAGGACGAACATCAGACAAATATTTAACTGAGAACTGTGGAATTTTAAATAAGTTGTTGCCTGGGGATCTGGTCTTGGCTGACCGTGGTTTCACCATCGCAGAGAGTGTTATGTTTCGGCAAGCACAACTAGCCATCCCTGCTTTCACAAAGGGAAAAGACCAGCTTGACCCTGTGGATGTTGAAAAAACTAGGGGGATCGCAAATGTTCGCATTCATGTCGAAATGGTTATTGGCCTCCTTCGCCGAAAGTACTCGATATTGTCTGGAATTCTGCCAATTGATTTCTTAATTTCCAACCCTGGTGGCTCTCAGGAAGAAGCAACACCAGTGATTGACAGGATTATTAATGTATCTGCAGCTCTTGTTAATTTGTGCCCAGGCATTGTACCACTTGACTGA
- the LOC131769168 gene encoding growth arrest-specific protein 1 has translation MWWVLWLANLIAVSGSDISCGDAINNCRKDFAGCGLALYKIFKRTECLTALGLANEEYGIRVTRPMEKTCPLSCVSAINNLTATNAGKAMETCNCRRDSTCLTSKARLKRCVLSRTTNYTVFSCTQARKRCSGNKDCKRIQVSFLRRCTKLISGLECTKDCLNSQDELLNSDLGKALNDCECDGFEEPYCRGIRANYEELCVGPRGPRNSDASLTPAPTEYMVQKFRYSGQARSAFSQFELPVWILYAAIAAYVYMFYNL, from the coding sequence ATGTGGTGGGTTCTATGGCTTGCCAATTTGATTGCAGTTTCGGGGAGCGATATATCTTGCGGGGATGCTATCAATAACTGCCGAAAGGACTTCGCAGGATGCGGATTGGCActctacaaaatttttaaaagaacagaGTGTCTTACCGCGTTAGGTCTCGCGAACGAAGAATACGGGATCCGAGTAACCAGACCGATGGAAAAGACTTGTCCACTGAGTTGTGTGAGTGCGATCAACAACCTAACTGCTACGAATGCAGGTAAAGCGATGGAAACATGTAACTGTCGCAGAGACTCAACGTGTCTAACATCGAAGGCACGCTTGAAGCGATGCGTCCTCAGTAGAACTACAAATTACACTGTCTTTAGTTGCACCCAGGCTAGAAAACGATGTAGTGGCAACAAAGATTGTAAACGAATACAAGTGAGCTTTTTGAGGCGATGTACGAAGCTTATCTCGGGTTTGGAATGCACAAAGGATTGTTTAAACAGCCAAGACGAATTGCTGAATTCAGATCTGGGTAAAGCGCTCAACGATTGCGAGTGCGACGGGTTTGAGGAGCCGTACTGCCGTGGTATTCGCGCAAACTACGAGGAACTGTGTGTTGGACCCAGAGGGCCTCGCAATTCGGACGCCAGTCTTACTCCTGCTCCAACAGAGTATATGGTACAGAAATTTAGATATTCTGGACAAGCTCGCTCAGCCTTTTCACAGTTTGAGCTTCCTGTATGGATTCTGTATGCTGCAATCGCGGCATATGTATACATGTTTTACAATCTATAG